A segment of the Serratia fonticola genome:
GCCGAGCCTGTATTTCGCCCAATGCCATCAGATTCAATACCCTGCCTTGCGCACATAGCCACAATAATGCCGGTAGCAGTAACAGGATCAACCATTTCTGCCGCCAGTCTACGCCACCAAATCCCCCCATCATCCAATACATCAACTGGCGCAGATCGAGGCTGGAACTGAAATAGACCGCCCAGGTCATGATAGCGCTGCAGACAATCCCCAAAGCTACCCCGACCAACAGCAGGCGTGCGTTGCTCAACCGGCGCCGACGGGCGAAACCCAGCAACAGAAAAGTCATCACCAATGCCCCAAGGATGGCGCTCAGGCTCATTAACGCCACCGGTAGCAGGCCGCTTCCAAGCAGGATCGTCAGCACCAGCGCCACTCCGGCACCATTCGCCACGCCGAGCAACCCAGGTTCAGCCAACGGGTTCTCAAACAGCGCTTGCATTGCTGCCCCACTAACCGCCAGACTCGCGCCGACCAGCATCACGGCCAACGCGCGAGGCAAACGCAATTGCCAGACAAACAACTGCGCCGACTCACTGAACCACTGCGAAGGCCAGAGCCAGACATCTCCGGCACTTAAACTGAAGGCAAAAGCCACCACAACGCCCAGCATCAACAAAAACAAATAGCGTTTGTCGTGCTGGTGCTGCTGTTGTTGTAGTCGCGTAAAGGTTTGGCTGGTTGGCATTGCGCACTGATTCCCTGAAGGCATATTCTGCCATGATAGTAATAGCTTGGCGCAAATAGTAGGGGGTAAGTGCCATAAGGGGAAGCATTACGTCAAGGTTAACAAAGGTAAATAGCGGCGGTATGGCTACATCTTGCGCAGAGAAAACATCAACGACCTACAATCAATGATGAATACGCACTATTGACCTTATTACCCCCCCAATAATTATTACTTTCCACGTTCGTCTTTATCATGCGGATGACCTTCATTATGGTGAATACCGTAAATGGACTGCTCTAGGGTAAAGCATGTTCAATAAATTATTTTTTGCATCAGGATAGTGACGACCAGGACAACCGGAACGGCCGATTAACAGCAGAATATAACTTATTGTGAAGCCACTTTGTTTTTGATATTTTATTTCCATAGCATTAGCTAACACTCTAATAAAACTAGAGAAAATTCTGAATAACGAGCGTACTGTCTACAATGAATAATAATGATAAATACCGTAAGGTCGATGATATTACAGTGTTAAGAATACTTCCCGTCACCCATTTTTTTAGTGAAAATTGGGAGCTCTATGGCCATTCATGGATTGAGTTAGGCAAGAATGAGAGTTACGGATGGTGGCCTGCCTGGCCCACTGGTTGCCCTATCCTCAAAGGCATGCTACTTGGCGTACCCGGAGACTTGAATGGGCAACACCTGTTGGGGGGTACACCGACCAAGGATCCCCATCACCGCGATAGAAGCAGGGGCGTGGTCATTTTTGACCTCTATTCAAACGATGAACGAACATCTGATGAAATAAAAAAAGAAATACGCAACTACGTCGGCACCCACAAAGGCAAGTGGCAGTGGCCACTGGGCTTATGTTGCCAC
Coding sequences within it:
- the btuC gene encoding vitamin B12 ABC transporter permease BtuC, whose amino-acid sequence is MPTSQTFTRLQQQQHQHDKRYLFLLMLGVVVAFAFSLSAGDVWLWPSQWFSESAQLFVWQLRLPRALAVMLVGASLAVSGAAMQALFENPLAEPGLLGVANGAGVALVLTILLGSGLLPVALMSLSAILGALVMTFLLLGFARRRRLSNARLLLVGVALGIVCSAIMTWAVYFSSSLDLRQLMYWMMGGFGGVDWRQKWLILLLLPALLWLCAQGRVLNLMALGEIQARQLGLSLHVWRNVLVLAIGWLVGTSVALAGVIGFIGLVIPHILRLSGLTNQRYLLPGCALAGAGVLLVADVVARITLISAELPIGVVTATLGAPLFIWLLARTKSVR
- a CDS encoding DUF6156 family protein is translated as MNNNDKYRKVDDITVLRILPVTHFFSENWELYGHSWIELGKNESYGWWPAWPTGCPILKGMLLGVPGDLNGQHLLGGTPTKDPHHRDRSRGVVIFDLYSNDERTSDEIKKEIRNYVGTHKGKWQWPLGLCCHSFQKKMLKDLSLTTKRHSPPIIPGAFNKQRARQYRSTEKTKYYASFTEFRHPVRLLDEVTDAQALTMNSYIKASFNADNKLITIERFVDNLLYFKYEYLYADKNKIIKVYLTKEDGGTITINP